A single genomic interval of Sulfoacidibacillus ferrooxidans harbors:
- the ftsX gene encoding permease-like cell division protein FtsX, whose translation MKIRTIGRHGREGFKNLFRNGWMTFAAVSAVAVTLLILGASLVLSVNIQAMSLNIENQLQFNAYVSDSVSVKELPVLDHKLHAIAGVRSVTFVSKEAALKRMKQILQSNADLINGLGNPLPNEFVLQVNNPHQIAEIANQVDHIKGIEKVQYGASVVPKLLSIMTIVRDTAVIFIVGLIIMGMFLISNTVKITIFTRKREIEIMKLVGATDGFIRGPFFVEGTLMGIFGALIPSVLLYEGYRWIRHAIELFPPFTLLPTPYVMDRVVLVLLGCGLFIGVWGSLVSMRKFLRV comes from the coding sequence ATGAAGATTAGAACAATTGGGCGACATGGCAGAGAAGGTTTCAAAAATTTATTTCGCAATGGATGGATGACGTTTGCAGCAGTGAGTGCTGTGGCAGTCACCTTGCTTATTTTAGGGGCGTCTCTTGTCCTTAGTGTAAATATCCAAGCGATGTCTCTCAATATCGAAAATCAGTTACAATTTAATGCGTATGTTTCAGATAGTGTTAGCGTTAAGGAACTGCCGGTGCTTGACCACAAGTTGCACGCGATTGCAGGTGTGCGATCGGTTACATTCGTATCTAAAGAAGCTGCGTTAAAAAGAATGAAACAAATTTTGCAGTCAAATGCGGACTTAATTAATGGTCTTGGCAATCCATTGCCAAACGAGTTTGTTCTTCAAGTCAATAACCCACATCAAATTGCAGAAATAGCAAACCAAGTAGACCATATCAAGGGGATTGAAAAGGTCCAGTATGGTGCGAGTGTCGTTCCAAAACTCCTTTCCATTATGACGATCGTACGCGATACTGCAGTTATTTTTATCGTTGGATTGATCATTATGGGTATGTTTTTGATCTCTAATACAGTTAAGATTACGATCTTTACGAGGAAACGCGAGATTGAAATTATGAAACTTGTCGGTGCGACAGATGGATTTATCCGCGGGCCATTTTTTGTTGAGGGAACACTCATGGGGATCTTTGGAGCGCTTATTCCTAGTGTTTTATTGTATGAAGGATATCGTTGGATTCGCCACGCCATCGAGCTTTTTCCTCCCTTTACGCTACTCCCAACGCCCTATGTGATGGATCGGGTGGTACTTGTACTTCTTGGTTGTGGACTCTTTATAGGGGTATGGGGTTCGCTTGTTTCGATGCGCAAATTTTTGCGCGTGTAA
- a CDS encoding S41 family peptidase — translation MVSKRVGKWSRLIGTVALTAAVTVIGLKWVGADFSPLSGDASYQKFVSAYELLSQSYVQKVSTPQLLEGAIGGMVQSVGDPFSVYMNPGMTARFRELVTSHFQGIGAVLSLQSGNMVISTVMPGSPAQKAGLAPGDMLLKIGGTSTTGLSLEQAVEKIRGQRGTYVTLEIRRGDQELTMKVMRARLDQATVYARMLPDQIGYLRITQFSEDTASAFARDLDILTKSGARALIIDVRDDPGGLLQSVAQISDDLLPKSKVIVQLQDRAGKREVIRSTGGSVHVPMVCLINGDSASAAEILAAALEESGNVPLIGERTYGKGTVQETREFKDGSSIKLTVAKWLTPDGQWIHKHGIAPTVAVPTPSYFRLPPLAMTMATPYTLNANNVEVAVLQRMLLALGFNPGRTDGYYSQETKNAVAVFQRQQKLPVNGELNDATAYAVNVAILRLKQRDDPQLTAAIGYLEQKLMK, via the coding sequence ATGGTTAGCAAGCGAGTAGGTAAGTGGAGTAGGCTGATTGGAACTGTGGCTTTGACGGCTGCGGTTACAGTCATTGGTTTAAAGTGGGTTGGTGCAGATTTCTCTCCATTATCAGGGGATGCATCGTACCAAAAGTTTGTGTCAGCCTATGAATTACTCTCTCAAAGTTATGTTCAAAAGGTGTCCACGCCACAGCTTTTAGAGGGCGCGATAGGCGGGATGGTTCAGTCGGTAGGAGATCCTTTTTCTGTCTATATGAATCCAGGGATGACAGCGCGTTTTCGTGAGTTAGTGACGTCGCACTTTCAAGGCATTGGTGCTGTATTGTCCTTGCAATCTGGCAATATGGTCATCTCGACTGTGATGCCTGGTTCCCCAGCGCAAAAGGCTGGGTTGGCGCCTGGAGACATGCTTTTGAAGATTGGTGGTACGTCAACTACAGGACTATCACTGGAACAAGCTGTTGAGAAGATTCGCGGACAGCGCGGAACGTATGTCACTTTAGAGATTAGACGTGGCGATCAGGAGCTAACGATGAAGGTCATGCGTGCGCGACTAGATCAAGCGACTGTTTATGCGCGGATGCTGCCTGATCAGATTGGCTATCTACGCATTACCCAATTTAGTGAAGATACAGCATCAGCATTTGCGCGAGATTTAGACATTCTTACGAAAAGTGGAGCTCGTGCACTGATCATCGATGTGCGCGATGATCCGGGTGGACTATTGCAAAGTGTGGCACAGATTTCTGACGACCTGCTTCCAAAGTCGAAGGTCATTGTTCAACTTCAAGATCGGGCTGGGAAACGTGAAGTGATCAGATCGACAGGTGGCAGCGTGCATGTGCCAATGGTATGTCTCATCAACGGGGATAGCGCCAGTGCGGCCGAGATTTTGGCTGCGGCATTAGAAGAATCGGGCAATGTCCCCTTGATTGGAGAGCGTACATACGGTAAAGGAACTGTGCAAGAAACGCGAGAATTTAAAGATGGTTCAAGTATAAAGCTAACAGTAGCCAAGTGGTTAACTCCAGATGGGCAATGGATTCATAAACACGGTATTGCGCCGACTGTAGCTGTACCTACACCATCGTATTTTCGGTTGCCGCCGCTTGCTATGACGATGGCTACACCCTATACACTCAATGCGAACAACGTTGAAGTGGCAGTGTTACAGCGGATGTTGCTTGCACTGGGCTTTAATCCGGGACGAACCGATGGGTATTATAGTCAGGAAACCAAAAATGCTGTAGCTGTTTTTCAACGCCAACAAAAACTCCCAGTAAATGGGGAATTGAACGATGCTACAGCGTATGCAGTAAATGTCGCGATACTCAGGTTAAAACAGCGGGACGACCCCCAACTGACTGCAGCGATTGGATATTTAGAGCAGAAACTCATGAAGTAA
- a CDS encoding flagellar motor protein translates to MDITTLVGLLLSLISLLVAFVMEGGSPLALFGLSAGLIVFGGTIGALIVSYPGAQLKSIPKLFKIAFTNRSTDPLDTIDRLVELATTARREGILSLEDKLTGLSDEFLRSGIQLVVDGVDPELVRTILETELTAMEGRHEIGAGIFESAGGFSPTMGILGTVMGLIHVLSDLSDVSRLGPLIATAFIATLYGVGTANLLWLPIASKLKMRSKLEVTGRELIVEGILSIQAGENPNTLRQKLQVFLPPSARERSVQTSGADGKVGALDA, encoded by the coding sequence GTGGATATTACAACATTAGTTGGGTTGCTGTTGAGTTTGATCTCTCTTCTTGTGGCGTTTGTTATGGAGGGTGGATCTCCGCTCGCACTATTTGGCTTGTCGGCTGGATTGATCGTGTTTGGTGGTACGATTGGCGCTCTTATTGTGTCGTATCCTGGAGCGCAATTAAAATCAATACCTAAATTATTTAAAATTGCCTTTACGAATCGATCGACGGATCCACTTGATACGATTGATCGCTTGGTGGAACTTGCGACGACTGCTCGTCGTGAAGGAATTTTATCCTTAGAAGATAAGTTGACGGGGTTGTCGGATGAATTTCTCCGCAGCGGTATACAGTTGGTTGTTGATGGTGTAGATCCTGAATTGGTGCGAACCATACTCGAAACAGAGTTAACAGCCATGGAGGGTCGGCATGAGATAGGTGCAGGCATCTTTGAGTCAGCAGGCGGGTTTTCACCAACCATGGGAATACTCGGAACCGTTATGGGTCTTATTCATGTGTTAAGTGATTTATCGGATGTCTCTCGTCTTGGTCCGCTAATTGCTACAGCTTTTATTGCGACGCTGTACGGTGTGGGTACGGCTAACTTACTTTGGCTTCCTATTGCCAGCAAACTTAAAATGAGATCAAAGTTAGAAGTGACTGGTAGAGAGTTAATTGTAGAAGGCATTTTGTCTATTCAAGCGGGCGAAAACCCCAATACATTGCGTCAAAAATTGCAGGTATTCTTACCGCCATCGGCACGTGAGCGGTCTGTACAGACTAGTGGGGCGGATGGTAAGGTCGGAGCTCTTGATGCATAA
- the argH gene encoding argininosuccinate lyase → MKKQSNAMWGGRFTKQPDELVEAFGASVAFDQRLAPYDIAGSIAHITMLAKQGVVTLQESATIVEGLEAIRSEIEAGDFVWEQALEDVHMNIEQKLIERIGPVGGKLHTGRSRNDQVALDLHLFTLDEVATVDTLVMELQTALCDCAEHYFEVLIPGYTHMQRAQPVLFAHHLLAYAWMFARDRERLDGVHQRADLMPLGAGALAGTSFPLDREWVAKELGFTALYENSMDAVSDRDYVIEALSALSLLMMHLSRLAEELILWSSTEFGFIELDDAYTTGSSMMPQKKNPDMAELVRGKTGRVYGHLLGLLTTCKGLPLTYNKDMQEDKEGLFDAIDTVKNAVRIFTGMIATLTVREEAVSLALREDYSAATDVADALVRAGMPFREAHEVVGSMVRYCIEHKKPLTEISASELKQFTELLDVQTIASLTPAALVAARHVRGGTAPAAVREQLRLFREHYLSRE, encoded by the coding sequence ATGAAAAAACAGTCTAATGCCATGTGGGGTGGACGATTCACTAAGCAACCAGATGAGCTTGTGGAGGCGTTTGGAGCTTCTGTCGCATTTGATCAGCGGCTTGCACCGTATGATATTGCAGGAAGTATCGCGCATATCACCATGCTTGCGAAGCAAGGGGTCGTCACTTTGCAAGAGTCAGCCACGATCGTTGAGGGTCTAGAAGCGATTCGCAGTGAAATCGAAGCGGGCGACTTTGTGTGGGAGCAAGCGCTAGAAGATGTGCACATGAATATCGAACAAAAGCTGATTGAACGTATTGGACCTGTAGGAGGCAAACTTCATACGGGGAGGAGTCGCAATGATCAAGTGGCACTTGACTTGCATCTGTTTACTCTCGATGAAGTAGCGACCGTAGACACGCTTGTGATGGAGTTGCAAACGGCGCTATGCGACTGCGCAGAGCACTACTTTGAAGTGCTGATTCCGGGTTATACGCATATGCAACGAGCGCAACCGGTCTTATTTGCTCATCATCTCCTTGCGTATGCATGGATGTTTGCGCGGGATCGCGAGCGGTTAGATGGAGTGCATCAACGTGCTGACCTGATGCCACTTGGCGCAGGGGCGCTTGCTGGGACATCATTTCCGTTAGATCGCGAATGGGTAGCAAAGGAACTAGGGTTTACTGCACTATATGAAAATAGCATGGATGCTGTGAGTGATCGAGACTATGTGATTGAGGCGTTGTCCGCCCTATCGCTTCTGATGATGCATCTTTCGCGATTGGCAGAAGAACTGATTTTGTGGAGTAGTACAGAATTTGGCTTTATTGAATTGGACGACGCGTATACGACGGGCTCGTCGATGATGCCACAAAAGAAAAATCCTGATATGGCTGAGTTAGTGCGAGGAAAAACAGGGCGTGTGTACGGTCATTTGCTAGGACTTCTTACGACATGCAAGGGTCTGCCACTGACGTACAATAAAGATATGCAAGAAGATAAAGAAGGATTATTTGATGCGATCGATACTGTGAAAAATGCGGTGCGCATTTTTACAGGCATGATTGCAACTCTCACTGTACGCGAAGAGGCTGTCTCACTTGCTTTACGTGAAGATTATAGCGCAGCGACTGATGTGGCAGATGCTTTAGTGCGAGCTGGTATGCCATTTCGCGAAGCGCATGAGGTTGTTGGGAGCATGGTGCGCTATTGTATTGAACACAAAAAACCTCTCACAGAGATAAGCGCATCTGAGTTAAAGCAGTTTACTGAGTTGTTAGATGTTCAAACGATTGCTTCACTTACGCCAGCTGCACTTGTGGCTGCACGTCATGTGCGAGGTGGCACGGCGCCCGCAGCTGTGCGTGAACAGCTACGGCTGTTTCGTGAACACTATCTTTCGCGTGAGTAA
- the ftsE gene encoding cell division ATP-binding protein FtsE — MIEMQDVWKEYGNGVTALSGVSVRIPQGTFVYVVGPSGAGKSTFIKLMYRQERPTKGHIFVGGFNIERLRERQIPMMRRHVGVVFQDYKLLQQLTVAENVAFALEVIEVSRKMIYKRVNEVLELVGLEDKRNMLPLELSGGEQQRVAIARALVNKPKVVVADEPTGNLDPENSWAILKLLERVNDRGTTIVMATHNRELVNASKKRVIAIEDGRINRDEERGDYGYED; from the coding sequence ATGATTGAGATGCAAGATGTTTGGAAGGAATATGGTAATGGTGTTACAGCTTTATCGGGTGTTTCTGTGCGTATTCCGCAAGGGACGTTTGTCTATGTCGTAGGGCCAAGTGGCGCAGGCAAATCTACGTTTATTAAGTTGATGTACCGACAGGAACGGCCTACTAAGGGACATATTTTTGTTGGTGGTTTTAACATTGAACGGCTACGTGAACGGCAAATTCCTATGATGCGAAGACATGTCGGGGTCGTGTTCCAAGATTACAAGCTACTGCAACAATTAACGGTAGCTGAGAACGTCGCTTTTGCATTAGAAGTCATTGAAGTCTCACGCAAGATGATCTATAAGCGTGTCAATGAGGTATTAGAACTCGTAGGTCTAGAAGATAAAAGGAACATGCTTCCGCTTGAGTTATCTGGTGGAGAACAACAACGGGTGGCGATTGCGCGGGCGCTTGTCAATAAACCAAAGGTTGTCGTTGCAGATGAACCCACAGGGAATCTGGATCCAGAAAACTCCTGGGCTATTTTAAAGTTACTGGAACGTGTCAATGATCGTGGTACCACGATTGTCATGGCTACGCACAACCGAGAATTGGTGAATGCGAGTAAAAAACGAGTGATCGCTATAGAGGATGGACGCATCAATCGAGACGAAGAGCGCGGGGATTATGGATATGAAGATTAG